The nucleotide sequence CGCCATCCACAACGTCGAACTGCTCCAGGAGGTGATCACCGCCGACGCCCCGCTCATCGGGATCGAGCCCTCGGCCATCCTCGGCTTCCGCGACGAATACCCCGACTTGGTGCCCGCGAAGCTGAAACCCGCCGCCCGCGCCCTCGCGAAGAACGCCCTTCTGATTGACGAGTTCATCGCCCGCGAGGCCGCCGCCGGCCGCATCCGTTCCGACCAGTTCCGCCCCGCCGCCCGCACCATCAAGCTTCACGGCCACTGCCACCAAAAGGCCCTGTCGTCGCTCGGCCCCACCATGCATATGCTCAGCCTGCCCGCCGGCCACCAGGTCACCGCCATCCCCAGCGGCTGTTGCGGCATGGCCGGCTCCTTCGGCTACGAGGCGGAGCATTTCGCCCTGTCCCAGCAGATCGGTGAACTCGTCCTCTTCCCCGCGGTGCGCGCGGCCGACCCGGATACCCTGATCGCCGCCCCCGGCACCAGTTGCCGCCACCAGATAAAAGACGGCACCGGCCGCACCGCCCTGCACCCGATCGAGATCCTGCACGCAGCTTTGCTCTAGATGGAGCGCGTTGCCCCCAACGCGCTGGCCTGGTGTCTTGCGGCCAAGCCGCCCCACCCCAAGATTCCACCCAAGGCTGGCATCCCCATTGCTCCTGCCTAGTCTCCTCCCATGCCTCTCACCCGCTTCTCCGTCCCGCCCCTCCACACCGTCACCCGTTCGCTCTCCGCCGTGGCCATGGGCCGCGAGGCGCCCGATCTCGTCATCACCGGTGCCCGCCTGCTCTCGACCTACACCGAGCGCATCCACGAGGGCCGGGAGGTCTGGATCAAGTCCGGCCGCATCGCCGTCGTGAAACCCGCCGGCACGTTCCAGCCCGCCGTCGGGGTGAAAACCAAGATCTACGACGCCCGCGGCGGCCTGCTCGCCCCCGGCCTCGTCGACCCGCACATCCACATCGAGAGCTCGATGATGACCGCCTGCGCCTACGCCGAGGGCGCCCTGCTCAACGGCACCACCACCATCTTCTGCGACAGCCATGAGATCGGCAACGTCTGCGACGCCGCCGGCATCGAGTGGATGCTCCGCGACGCCCGCCAGGCCCCGCTCAACATCTTTCTCACCGTCCCCAGCACCGTGCCCGCCACCTCGCCCCGCTTCGAGACCGCCGGCGGCGACCTCACCCCGGCCAAGATCGGGAAACTCTTCGACAAGTGGCCCGAGGCCGTCGCGCTCGGCGAGAAGATGGACTTCGTGCAGGTCGCCATGGGCGACAAGCGCAGCCACGCCGTCCTCGGCGAGGCCATCCGCCGCGGCAAACCCGTCTGCGGCCACATCTACGGCCGCGAGTTCGTCGCCGCCGGCGCCGCCGCCGGCATCACCGATACGCATGAGTCCATCGACCGCGACATCGCCGACGACTTCCTCGAGAACGGCCTGTGGATCTTCCTCCGCGGCGGCCCGCCGACCACGCCGTGGCACTCCCTTCCCCTCGCGATCAAGACCGTCACCGAGCTCGGCGCCAACCCGAAGCGCGTCTGCGTCTGCACCGACGACCGCGACGCCGACGACCTCTTCCTCTTCGGCCTCGACTGGGTCGTGCGCGAGGCCGTGAAGCACGGCATGAAGCCCGTCACCGCCTGGAGCATGGGCTCCCTCCACCCGGCCACCCGCTACGCCAAGGATGCCGACCTCGGCGGCATCGCGCCCGCCCGCCGCGCCGACCTCGTGCTGCTGAACGACGACCTCGTCCCGCAAAACACCTGGTACGGCGGCGAACTCGTGGTCGAAGACCGCAAGGTCACGCCGATCCTCGATAAAGCTCTCTCGAAGCGCTACCGCTACCCCAAGGCCGCCTACGCGACCGTGAAGATCGCGCCGAAACTGAAACTCACGCCCGCCCTGCCCACCGGTCCCGTCACGGCGAACGTCATCCGCACCGCCCTCCCCGGCATCATTCTCTTCCACGACAAGGTCGCCCTGAATCCGGCCCCCGGCCAGACTTGGCCCGACCTGTTTGCACAGCACGGCCTCTGCTTTGTCACGGTCGTCGAGCGCCACGGCAAATCCGGCCGCGTCGCCCACGGCCTGCTCAAGGATTTCAACCTGCAGGAAGGCGCCGTCGGCAGCTCCGTGGGTCACGACGCCCACAACATCATCCTCGCCGGCACCCACGAGGCCGACCTTCAGCTCGCTCTCAAGACCATCAAGGCCATGCGCGGCGGCGTCTGCGTCGTGCGCGGCGGCAAGGTCGTCGCCAAGATCGCCCTGCCCGTCGCCGGTCTGCTCTCCGACAAGCGCGCCACTGTGGTCGCCGCCGAATCCACCGCCCTCAAGGCCGCCTGGACCGCGGCCGGCTGCACCCTGCCCTACATGGGCTTCAACCTCATCCCGCTCTCCGTGATTCCGGAAATCCGCATCACCGACCAGGGCCTCGTGACCGTACCGGGCATGCAGATTTTACCTCTTTTTGAGCCGGCGGCGGACTGATCCCTGGCTTTCCCCCTTGAGCCGAATTCCCCGAGCCATGACCTTCAGATCCATGAAACGGCTCAGCCTTTTTATGCTCGCGTGTCTGGCGGGTGCCTCCGCCCTCGCGCAGACCACCTACACGTGGACGGGGTTTGGCACCGACGGCCTCTTCAGCAATCCCGCCAACTGGCAGGGCGGCTTGGTCCCGACCGGCAATGCGACGGATCGTATCGTCATCCCGGCCAACCCGCGCCCGTTCATCTACTTTTCCGCGCCGGTCAGCGTGGGTGACATCACGTTCAGCGGCATCCAAAACGGGCAATACCTGCAGGCCCAGCCGGAGACTTCCCCCAGCATCACCCTGCACGGCAACGTGAGCACCACCCCGGGCTCCACCTATTGGGGCCTGTTTAGTGTCCCCGTCATCCTGGCCGCCGGCAACCACACCTATGATGCCGGCGGCGCGGCCGACCTCTATCATTTCGCAGCCTTGTCCGGCAGCGGTGGCATCACCAAGACCGGCGCCCGCGGCCTGATCCTCACCGAGACCAGCACCTACACCGGTGGCACGATCATCAACCAGGGGACGGTCTACGCGGGCGCCGACAATGCCCTGGGCACCGGCCCGGTCACCCTGAACAGCAATGGCGGTCTCTCGACGGCCTACCTGGATGGCGCGGGTTATCCTTACGTCACCCTGAGCAACAATTTCCTCCTGGGTGCCACCGCGCGCTTCGGCGATTTCTTCTACCAGACCGGCCCGCTGGTCCTCACCGGGACGGTCGCCCCCGTGACCGGCGTCACCGCCGTGACCGTGCAGCAGGCGGGGTCGCAGCCGCTGGCCTTCGAGGGCGCCCTGACCGATGGCGCCGCGCCCACCAGCTACAGCTTCACCGGCGGCCGATTTTACCTCGGCGGCACCAACACCTATACGGGTGGCACGGTGGTGGACGACGACAGCCAGCTGATTTTCCGGACCGCGGCGTCCGTCCCCACCACCGGACTCATCAAGCTCGGCGGCTATGTGGGCCTCCAGGACAATACGATGAGCGCCACCACCTTCGTCAGCCGCTTCAATCCCGCGTTCTTCGGCGGGATCATCGGATTTGACGACGACGGCGCTTTCACCGGCGACATTGACCTCTCCGCCTTCTACGATCCGACCAACACCCGCCTCGGCACCCTGTCCGAACGCGCCATCCTCACCGGCCAGATCACCCCCTACGGTAACTACAAGTTCGAGGGCAGCGGCCAGCTGCGCCTGCAGGGCACCCATCCGCTGACCGGTTCCGCCGGACTGGATGTGGCCACCCTCCCCGACAGCGCCCCCCTGCTGCTTGTGCTCGGCCAATCCGCGGCCAACAACTACAGCGGCCAGACCTACGCGGTGAACGCGGGCGTGATCTTCGACTCCGCCGGCGCCCTCTCGGCCAACACCACCCTCCACCCGGACATCGCCGGCTACTTCGGCTTCACCGACAACTCCGGGCTGTCCGCCAGCACGCTCATCAGCCAGCTGAATGTCGGCGGCAACATCGGCATCCTCGGCTTTGATGCCAGCGCCGAGCTCAATTTCACCACCAGCACGCCGTTTGAGTACGAGAGTAACGTCAACCTGGGCACCCTCTCGTCCGCCAACGGCGTCGTGTTCCTCGGCTCCGCCAGCCACGCGAAGCTGACCGGGTCCCTGACCACGCAGGATGCCGGCGCGGCCAATTATTTCTTCACCGGCTACCGCGGGGGCTCCCTCGAGGTCGCCAGCCTGCTCGAGGGCAACCGCTCCGTGCAGGTCGGCCTGCCTTCGTTTTATCCGCTCGAGCAGGGGGAGATCACCGGCCAGGTCATCCTCTCTAATCCGGCCAACACCTACAGCGGCGGCACCGAACTCGTCTCGGGCGTGCTGACCGTGTCCAACGACGCGGCCCTGGGCACCGGTGGCCTGACCATCAGCAGCGGATCGTCTCCGGTCACCCTGCAAACCGGCGCCAGCTTCACCAAGAACATCCTGCTCGCCAGCGGCATCCTGGAGCTATCCCCCCTCAGCATCCCCACCAATGTGAGCGGTATCCTCTCGGGTCCGGGCTCGCTGGCCGC is from Lacunisphaera limnophila and encodes:
- a CDS encoding adenine deaminase — encoded protein: MPLTRFSVPPLHTVTRSLSAVAMGREAPDLVITGARLLSTYTERIHEGREVWIKSGRIAVVKPAGTFQPAVGVKTKIYDARGGLLAPGLVDPHIHIESSMMTACAYAEGALLNGTTTIFCDSHEIGNVCDAAGIEWMLRDARQAPLNIFLTVPSTVPATSPRFETAGGDLTPAKIGKLFDKWPEAVALGEKMDFVQVAMGDKRSHAVLGEAIRRGKPVCGHIYGREFVAAGAAAGITDTHESIDRDIADDFLENGLWIFLRGGPPTTPWHSLPLAIKTVTELGANPKRVCVCTDDRDADDLFLFGLDWVVREAVKHGMKPVTAWSMGSLHPATRYAKDADLGGIAPARRADLVLLNDDLVPQNTWYGGELVVEDRKVTPILDKALSKRYRYPKAAYATVKIAPKLKLTPALPTGPVTANVIRTALPGIILFHDKVALNPAPGQTWPDLFAQHGLCFVTVVERHGKSGRVAHGLLKDFNLQEGAVGSSVGHDAHNIILAGTHEADLQLALKTIKAMRGGVCVVRGGKVVAKIALPVAGLLSDKRATVVAAESTALKAAWTAAGCTLPYMGFNLIPLSVIPEIRITDQGLVTVPGMQILPLFEPAAD
- a CDS encoding autotransporter-associated beta strand repeat-containing protein, encoding MKRLSLFMLACLAGASALAQTTYTWTGFGTDGLFSNPANWQGGLVPTGNATDRIVIPANPRPFIYFSAPVSVGDITFSGIQNGQYLQAQPETSPSITLHGNVSTTPGSTYWGLFSVPVILAAGNHTYDAGGAADLYHFAALSGSGGITKTGARGLILTETSTYTGGTIINQGTVYAGADNALGTGPVTLNSNGGLSTAYLDGAGYPYVTLSNNFLLGATARFGDFFYQTGPLVLTGTVAPVTGVTAVTVQQAGSQPLAFEGALTDGAAPTSYSFTGGRFYLGGTNTYTGGTVVDDDSQLIFRTAASVPTTGLIKLGGYVGLQDNTMSATTFVSRFNPAFFGGIIGFDDDGAFTGDIDLSAFYDPTNTRLGTLSERAILTGQITPYGNYKFEGSGQLRLQGTHPLTGSAGLDVATLPDSAPLLLVLGQSAANNYSGQTYAVNAGVIFDSAGALSANTTLHPDIAGYFGFTDNSGLSASTLISQLNVGGNIGILGFDASAELNFTTSTPFEYESNVNLGTLSSANGVVFLGSASHAKLTGSLTTQDAGAANYFFTGYRGGSLEVASLLEGNRSVQVGLPSFYPLEQGEITGQVILSNPANTYSGGTELVSGVLTVSNDAALGTGGLTISSGSSPVTLQTGASFTKNILLASGILELSPLSIPTNVSGILSGPGSLAAANPLMLSGANTFSGGVQFKWTEFTVAHNTALGTGGVVLEDGADLIFTTTAPVMGSLLLGTANYDEGTDNSGLYFSAGGSPVVLTINQTEDAYYDGALIENGSVGSLVKTGPAALTIYGSRGFYDTPYTGGTTILAGKLIAGNADALGTGPITLNGGELAASPGVTISNALTLLSGRLGGNGTFAGPISVGTGVTLAPGESPGTLTFAAGLTLGPGARSTSRCNSPPARRALVTTPCWSPAAPSR